The following coding sequences lie in one Musa acuminata AAA Group cultivar baxijiao chromosome BXJ1-8, Cavendish_Baxijiao_AAA, whole genome shotgun sequence genomic window:
- the LOC135588124 gene encoding fasciclin-like arabinogalactan protein 1, whose translation MRRQQLLVYHLLIFPLLCVPLPEASGTAPSGVGRVIHIGSAISSLAAKGPAAAPPKQTNLTSVMARKGCATFAGLLASTADAEQTFVSNVDAGLTVFCPLDQAMKPFLPKFKNLTADGKLSLLLYHAIPVFYSIELLKTGNGVMNTLATDGTAKNYNLTVQNEGEQVTLKTRLTVSTITATLIDKDPLAVYAIDKVLEPAELFKPPEAPAPAPAPEADKMAEAPKARKSRRASPPAPAGPEEQPADQKAADESAAGRTGVAALAAAVIATAVAVIAA comes from the coding sequence ATGAGGCGGCAGCAGCTCCTCGTGTACCACCTCTTGATCTTTCCACTACTGTGCGTGCCTCTACCGGAGGCCTCCGGCACCGCCCCTAGCGGTGTCGGCAGGGTCATCCACATCGGGTCAGCGATCTCGTCCCTGGCGGCCAAGGGCCCTGCGGCAGCACCCCCCAAGCAGACCAACCTCACGTCGGTCATGGCGAGGAAGGGATGCGCTACCTTCGCGGGCCTCCTGGCCTCCACCGCCGACGCGGAGCAGACGTTCGTGAGCAACGTGGACGCGGGGCTCACCGTGTTCTGCCCCCTCGACCAGGCCATGAAGCCCTTCCTGCCCAAGTTCAAGAACCTGACCGCCGACGGCAAGCTGTCGCTTCTGCTCTACCACGCCATCCCGGTCTTCTACTCCATAGAGTTGCTGAAGACCGGCAACGGCGTCATGAACACGCTGGCCACCGACGGCACCGCCAAGAACTACAACCTGACGGTGCAGAACGAAGGGGAGCAGGTGACGCTGAAGACGAGGCTGACGGTGTCCACCATCACCGCCACGCTCATCGACAAGGACCCCCTGGCGGTGTACGCCATCGACAAGGTGCTGGAGCCGGCGGAACTGTTCAAACCGCCCGAGGCCCCCGCTCCGGCGCCCGCGCCGGAGGCGGACAAGATGGCGGAGGCGCCCAAGGCCAGGAAGTCAAGGAGGGCATCGCCGCCAGCACCGGCAGGGCCGGAGGAGCAGCCAGCGGATCAGAAGGCAGCCGACGAGAGCGCTGCCGGGAGGACTGGCGTGGCCGCGTTGGCGGCGGCTGTCATTGCGACGGCGGTGGCGGTGATTGCGGCCTGA
- the LOC135588125 gene encoding chitinase-like protein 1 translates to MARKNPSMEVAVVLHLLVLAAWCATAASSAKPKVCDKGWECKNSVYCCNETISDFFQVYQFENLFSKRNTPVAQAVGFWDYHSFITAAAVYQPLGFGTTGGKQTQMGEVAAFLGHVGSKTSCGYGVATGGPLAWGLCYKREMSPSKSYCDDNYLYPCTPGVDYYGRGALPVYWNYNYGSIGDGLKVDLLNHPEYLEQNATLAFQAAIYRWMTPMKKKQPSAHDVFVGKWKPTKNDTLAKRLPGFGATMNVLYGDQVCGQGPVDGMNNIISHYQYYLDLMGVGRQFSSDNLDCAEQEAFNPSSTSSSTT, encoded by the exons ATGGCGAGGAAGAACCCATCAATGGAGGTGGCGGTGGTGCTGCATTTGCTGGTACTGGCCGCGTGGTGCGCAACCGCGGCGTCCTCGGCGAAGCCCAAGGTGTGCGACAAGGGGTGGGAGTGCAAGAACAGCGTGTACTGCTGCAACGAGACCATCTCCGACTTCTTCCAGGTGTACCAGTTCGAGAACCTCTTCAGCAAGCGCAACACCCCCGTGGCGCAGGCCGTCGGATTCTGGGACTACCACTCCTTCATCACCGCCGCCGCCGTCTACCAGCCGCTCGGCTTCGGCACCACCGGCGGCAAGCAGACGCAGATGGGGGAGGTCGCCGCCTTCCTCGGCCACGTCGGCAGCAAGACCTCGT GTGGGTACGGCGTCGCCACCGGCGGCCCGCTCGCCTGGGGCTTATGCTACAAACGCGAGATGAGCCCGAGCAAGTCCTACTGCGACGACAACTACCTCTACCCATGCACTCCCGGAGTTGATTACTACGGCCGCGGCGCGCTGCCCGTTTACTG GAACTACAACTACGGATCCATCGGGGACGGCCTGAAGGTTGATCTCCTGAACCACCCGGAGTACCTTGAGCAGAACGCCACCCTAGCATTCCAAGCTGCCATCTACAGGTGGATGACCCCGATGAAGAAGAAGCAGCCATCCGCCCACGACGTGTTCGTGGGGAAATGGAAGCCCACCAAGAACGACACCCTGGCCAAAAGGCTGCCGGGCTTCGGAGCCACCATGAACGTTCTCTACGGCGACCAGGTGTGCGGCCAGGGCCCAGTTGACGGCATGAACAACATTATATCGCATTACCAGTATTACCTCGACCTGATGGGCGTCGGCCGCCAATTCTCCAGCGATAACTTGGATTGCGCCGAGCAAGAGGCATTCAATCCTTCTTCTACCTCCTCCAGTACCACTTAA
- the LOC135589162 gene encoding basic leucine zipper 43-like, translated as MQQGEVASIHYLSPSNPLSSPAHYGMPQNCVTSFGCGSLFGPRLAQLQAVPMMHDLGLPSSCFGSGATSDEAGDHQASLAEERKKRRMKSNRESARRSRMRKQKQLSELRSQVMYLQSVHRRLLDQLNRVMRQRDEINSENEKLRDENTELRRKLENLAAN; from the coding sequence ATGCAACAAGGAGAGGTTGCCAGCATTCACTACCTTTCACCTTCCAATCCACTTTCTTCTCCAGCCCATTACGGCATGCCTCAGAACTGCGTCACCTCCTTCGGTTGTGGAAGTCTCTTTGGACCTCGTCTGGCACAGCTCCAGGCCGTGCCAATGATGCACGACCTCGGCCTTCCAAGCTCCTGTTTCGGTTCTGGTGCAACCTCAGATGAGGCAGGTGACCACCAAGCGAGCTTggcggaggagaggaagaagaggaggatgaaATCCAACAGGGAGTCGGCTCGCCGGTCGCGGATGAGGAAGCAGAAGCAGCTGAGTGAGCTGAGGTCGCAGGTCATGTATCTCCAGTCGGTGCACCGCCGGCTCCTCGACCAGCTAAACCGTGTGATGAGACAGCGTGATGAGATCAACTCCGAGAATGAGAAGCTGAGAGATGAGAACACTGAGCTCCGGAGGAAACTTGAGAACCTTGCAGCGAATTGA